AAGGAAAGCTCGGCCCAGCTCGAAATCCGCAAATCGGGCTTCGAACAGTCGATCTTCCGCGTCGCGCATGATTACTCGTTTCTCTACGGCGTCTTCTCCGTGTCGCTGGCCATGATCACCGGCTGGCTGGGCAGGCTGATTTTCCGCAGGGATTGACGCGCAGGACCCATTTCCGGGGAAAAGGGGTTCCCCTTTTCTCAGTCTTGCGATAGACCGCCGCCTCCCAACCCTCGGGTAACACGCACAATCATTCGGCAGAGCGGTCAGGCCTCTGGACGGCGCGCGTCTTGCGGACGCCTGCCACAGCGACGACCCAATGACAGGAGGCTGCAATGCACCAGGCATTTGGCGGCATCGATTTCGGCACGTCCAATTCTACGGTGGGCGTGATCCGCAACGGCCAGGCACGGCTGGTGGCGCTGGAAGGTGAACAGCCGACATTGCCAAGCGCGGTTTTCTTCAACTTCGAGGACGGTCACACCTATTTCGGCCGCCGCGCCATTGCCGACTACACCGATGCCATCGAAGGCCGGCTGATGCGGTCGCTGAAGAGCGTGCTCGGCAGTTCGCTGGCGCATGAGAAGACGCGGATCAAGGCCCGGCAGATCGGTTTCATCGACATTGTCGGCATGTTCGTCGGCCATTTGAAGAAGCGGCTTGAGGAAGATGCCGGCGCTCCGGTGGAGAACGTTGTGCTCGGCCGGCCGGTGCAATTTGTCGACGACGATGTGGAAGCCGATGCCAAGGCGCAAAGCGAGCTTGAAAAAGCGGCGCGCGCGCAAGGCTTCAAGCACATCGCCTTCCAGTTCGAACCGATTGCGGCAGCACTCGACTATGAGCAGGACGTGAAGCGCGAGGAACTGGCGTTGATCGTCGACATGGGCGGCGGCACGTCCGACTTCTCGATCGTGCGCGTTTCGCCGCAACGCGCCCGCTCACGCGACCGCAAGGACGACATCCTCGCCAACCGAGGCATTCATATTGGCGGCACCGATTTCGACCGGCTGCTCAGCATCGCCCATGTCATGCCCAAGCTCGGCTATCTCTCGCCCACAAAAGACGGCAAGCGCAACCTGCCGGCGAGCTATTTCATTGATCTCGCGACGTGGCAGCGCATCAACCTCGTCTATACTGCCAAGGCGATGACGCATCTGAGGCAAATCCGCTTCGAGGCCGTCCGCGCCGACCTTGTCGACCGCTTCATCCATATTGTCGAGCACCGTTACGGCCATGCGCTGGCCGGCCTCGTCGAACGAGCCAAGATCGCGCTGACGGATCAGGCTTCGGCCGATGTAACGGTGGCGCTGCCTGGCGCGCATTTCGCCGCCGAGATCTCGCGGACCGGCCTGGAAGAGACCATCGCCGCCGACATCGAGCGGGTGTCCGCTACGGTGCGGCAGACGATTGCCGATGCCGGCATAACGGCCTCTGCGATCACCGCCGTATTCCTCACCGGCGGTTCGACCGCGATCCCGCTGGCACGGCGTGAAATCCTGTCGCTGGTGCCGCAAGCCGCCGTTATCGAGGGCGACATGTTCGGCTCGGTCGGCCTTGGCCTGGCGCTGGATGCGCAGCGGAAGTTCGCCTGATCGCTTACGCCGGATTGCTGACGGCTTCAGCGCCGAGATGCGCCTTGAGCGCCATCTGGGCCAGGCTTGCCTGGCGGTCGCGATGGGTGATCATGGCGAAGTCGCGCTTCGGCAGTTCGAGCGGCACCGACCGGAGACTGCCCTCGGCGACGGCGCGTCCGACGACGAGGTCCGAGATGATGGTGGCGCCGGCGCCGGCCTCGACCGCCTGGCGAACCGCCTCGTTGCTCGGCAGCACCAGAAATATCTGCAGGTCGCCAAGCGATATCCCCTCGCGGCGGGCCAGGTCCTCCAGCACCTCGCGCGTGCCCGAACCACCCTCACGGATGATCCAGCGCAGCCCTGTGATATGCGGGCGGCCCGGCGCGATCTCGGCGATTTCGGGATGCGAGGCGGCGACGACCAGCATCAACCTGTCGACGTCGACCTTGGTGCGGCGGAGGATGTCTGACTCGGTGCGCCCCTCGACCAGACCGAGATCGGCGGTGCCGTCGAGCACATTGGCCTCGACCTGCCTGGTGTTGCCGATGCTGACGCTTAAGCGCACCGCCGGGTAGGCTTCATGGAAAGAGGCCAGCCTGCGCGGCAGCCAGTAGCTGGCGATGGTCAGGCTGGCGGCGATCGACAGGCTGCCGGCGACCGTCTGCGAGACATGCTCCAGCACATTTCGGGCGGCGGCGGCGCGTTCCAGCACCGCCTTGGCCTCGGGCAGGAAACGGTGGCCGGTCTGAGCCAGCTCGATGTTGCGGCCGACACGGTTGAACAGATGAACGCCATGCTGCTCTTCCAAAGCGCGGATGGCCGCCGACGCCGCCGACTGGGAGATGCCCAAAAGCTCCGCCGCCTTGGTCATATGGCCGCGTTCGGCAACGGCAACGAAAATGCGCAACTGGTCCAGCGTCATGTGTGCATTAAGAACCAATTCCGATCGAATTTACAAGAACAACTGATTAGACGGATCGATAGCTTTATTCTACTTTTTCAGTCGAAGTTAGAAAAAATTCGCCAACAAATCGCGGCCAACAAAATGATCGGGCGGTTCAGATCCCTTTTTGCGCATTGGACCCGTGGCCTCAGGCGGCGGCTGGCCGGCGATCGATATCATCCTGAAGAACACTATATGCGTGGCCCCGGACCGAAGACGCGGGCCAAATTCGCAGGTAGCAAAAGCACGCCGGCATCATGAATCCAGCTGCGCCGCGCGGGGCCAATTCCGCACCGTCGCAACGGCCGCTTCCCAATACACGCGCGCCTGATGAAGGCGACGGTGTCGACACCTCGCCAACCGTTTCCGACAGCATCGCCAAGACCACCTGCTATATGTGCGCCTGCCGCTGCGGCATCGACGTCCACATCAAGGACGGCAAGGTGCGCTACATCAACGGCAACAAGGACCATCCGGTCAACCGCGGCGTAATCTGCGGCAAGGGCAGCTCCGGCATCATGCAGCATTACAGCCCGGCGCGGCTGAAGAAGCCGCTGTTGCGCAGCGGCCTGCGGGGCTCGGGTGAATTCCGCGAGATCGAGTGGGAGGAAGCGTTTTCGATTGCGACCGAGCGGCTATCGAATATCCGCCGAACCGATCCGAAAAAGCTCGCCTTCTTCACCGGGCGCGACCAGTCGCAGTCGCTGACCGGCTGGTGGGCGAGCCAGTTCGGCACGCCGAACTTCGCCGCCCATGGCGGCTTCTGCTCGGTCAACATGGCGGCCGGCGGGCTCTACACGATCGGCGGCTCGTTCTGGGAGTTCGGCGAGCCGGACTGGGACAATACGAAATACTTCATGCTGTTCGGCGTCGCCGAGGACCATGATTCCAACCCGATCAAGATCGGCTTGGGTAAACTCAAGGCGCGCGGCGCCAAGGTGGTGTCGATCAACCCGTGCCGCACGGGCTACAACGCGATTGCCGACGACTGGATCGGGATCCGGCCCGGCACCGACGGCCTCTTCGTCTTCGCCCTCATCCACGAACTGCTCAAGGCGGGCCGCGTCGATCTCGATTATCTGCTCCGCTACACCAACGCCCATGTGCTGGTCATCCAGGAGCCGGGTGCGGCGGACGACGGGCTGTTCCTGCGCGACAGCGACAACAATCTTCTCGCGTGGGACAGAGTGGCGAAGACAACCGTCAACGCAGCCGATGCGGATGCGAAGCCGGCGTTGACCGGCAGCTTCACGTTCGCCGGCCGCCGCTGCGTGCCGGTGTTTCGGCTTATCGCCGACCGCTACATGGACGACAGCTACGCACCCGATGCGGTCGCGGCACGATGCGGCATTCCGGCCGACACCATCCGCCGGATCGCTGCCGAACTCGCCCACGTCGCCTTCGAACAGACGATCGAACTGCCGGTTGCGTGGACCGACTGGGCCGGACGGCGGCACGAGACGATCAAGGGACGGCCGGTGTCGATGCATGCCATGCGCGGCATCTCGGCCCACTCCAACGGCTTTCACTCCTGCCGTGCCATCCACCTGCTGCAGGTGCTGCTCGGCACGGTGGACGTGCCCGGCGGCTTCCGTTTCAAGCCCCCCTACCCGCGCTCGGCGCCCCCGGGACCGAAGCCGGCCGGCAAGGTGGTCAGGCCGATGACGCCGCTCGACGGCATGCCGCTCGGCTTCGTCTGCGGGCCGGACGATCTCCTGGTCGACGAGGCCGGCACGCCTTTGCGCATCGACAAGGCTTATTCCTGGGATGCGCCGCTCGCCGCGCATGGGCTGATGCATACGGTCATCCGCAATGCGTGGGCCGGTGACCCGTACCCAATCGACACGCTGATGATGTACATGTCGAACATGGCGTGGAATTCCTCGATGAACACCGTCGAGACCATTGCCATGCTCACCGACCATGACGAAGCGGGTAACTACAAGATCCCCTTCATCATCTATTCCGACGCCTATTATTCCGAGACGGTGCCGTTCGCCGACCTGGTGCTGCCCGACACCACCTATCTCGAACGTCACGACTGCATCAGCCTGCTCGACCGGCCGATCAGCCATGCCGACGGGCCGGGCGACGCGATCCGCCATCCGGTGGTCGAATCGGACCGAGATGTCAGGCCGTTCCAATCGGTGCTGATCGAACTTGGCGCTCGGCTTGGCCTGCCCGGCTTCGTCGAGGACGATGGCTCGGCCAGATATGCCGACTATGCCGACTACATCGTCAATCACGAACGCACGCCGGGCATCGGCCCGCTGGCCGGCTGGCGCGGCAAGGACGGCACTTCCGTCGGCAAGGGCGAAGTCAATCCCGACCAGTTGCAGCGCTACATCGGCAATGGCGGCTTCTGGCACCAGGATTTTGCTGAGGACCAGCGCTATTACAAGATGGCCAACCGCTCCTATCTCGACTTCGCAGAGCAGATGGGGTTCATCCCCAAGGCCGAGCCGATCGTGTTCCAGCTCTATTGCGAACCGATGCAGCGCTTTCGCCTCGCCGCGCGCGGTCATGGTCGCGTCCAGCCGACCGAGAGCGAACGCCAGCGCATCGAGACCTATATGGATCCGCTGCCGTTCTGGTTTACGCCGTTCGAAGAGGCCGCGGTCGATCCGCAGAAATACCCGCTGCATGCGCTGACGCAGCGGCCTATGCACATGTATCATTCCTGGGGCTCGCAGAATGCGTGGCTGCGGCAAATCACCAGCCAGAACCGCCTGTTCGTGCACCACCAGACCGCGGCAGTTCTCGACCTGGCCGACGACGACTGGGTG
This region of Mesorhizobium sp. C432A genomic DNA includes:
- a CDS encoding LysR substrate-binding domain-containing protein → MTLDQLRIFVAVAERGHMTKAAELLGISQSAASAAIRALEEQHGVHLFNRVGRNIELAQTGHRFLPEAKAVLERAAAARNVLEHVSQTVAGSLSIAASLTIASYWLPRRLASFHEAYPAVRLSVSIGNTRQVEANVLDGTADLGLVEGRTESDILRRTKVDVDRLMLVVAASHPEIAEIAPGRPHITGLRWIIREGGSGTREVLEDLARREGISLGDLQIFLVLPSNEAVRQAVEAGAGATIISDLVVGRAVAEGSLRSVPLELPKRDFAMITHRDRQASLAQMALKAHLGAEAVSNPA
- a CDS encoding molybdopterin oxidoreductase family protein is translated as MNPAAPRGANSAPSQRPLPNTRAPDEGDGVDTSPTVSDSIAKTTCYMCACRCGIDVHIKDGKVRYINGNKDHPVNRGVICGKGSSGIMQHYSPARLKKPLLRSGLRGSGEFREIEWEEAFSIATERLSNIRRTDPKKLAFFTGRDQSQSLTGWWASQFGTPNFAAHGGFCSVNMAAGGLYTIGGSFWEFGEPDWDNTKYFMLFGVAEDHDSNPIKIGLGKLKARGAKVVSINPCRTGYNAIADDWIGIRPGTDGLFVFALIHELLKAGRVDLDYLLRYTNAHVLVIQEPGAADDGLFLRDSDNNLLAWDRVAKTTVNAADADAKPALTGSFTFAGRRCVPVFRLIADRYMDDSYAPDAVAARCGIPADTIRRIAAELAHVAFEQTIELPVAWTDWAGRRHETIKGRPVSMHAMRGISAHSNGFHSCRAIHLLQVLLGTVDVPGGFRFKPPYPRSAPPGPKPAGKVVRPMTPLDGMPLGFVCGPDDLLVDEAGTPLRIDKAYSWDAPLAAHGLMHTVIRNAWAGDPYPIDTLMMYMSNMAWNSSMNTVETIAMLTDHDEAGNYKIPFIIYSDAYYSETVPFADLVLPDTTYLERHDCISLLDRPISHADGPGDAIRHPVVESDRDVRPFQSVLIELGARLGLPGFVEDDGSARYADYADYIVNHERTPGIGPLAGWRGKDGTSVGKGEVNPDQLQRYIGNGGFWHQDFAEDQRYYKMANRSYLDFAEQMGFIPKAEPIVFQLYCEPMQRFRLAARGHGRVQPTESERQRIETYMDPLPFWFTPFEEAAVDPQKYPLHALTQRPMHMYHSWGSQNAWLRQITSQNRLFVHHQTAAVLDLADDDWVWIESINGRVKGQIKLVDGVNADTVWTWNAIGKRRGAWGLKDNAAESNRGFLLNHIIGDQTSADAKGKRYSNSDPVTGQAAWFDLRVRIVKCSDEEAGFTEPQFERFSQPPNVEPSPDILRFGAEFRVNREAVE
- a CDS encoding Hsp70 family protein, with translation MHQAFGGIDFGTSNSTVGVIRNGQARLVALEGEQPTLPSAVFFNFEDGHTYFGRRAIADYTDAIEGRLMRSLKSVLGSSLAHEKTRIKARQIGFIDIVGMFVGHLKKRLEEDAGAPVENVVLGRPVQFVDDDVEADAKAQSELEKAARAQGFKHIAFQFEPIAAALDYEQDVKREELALIVDMGGGTSDFSIVRVSPQRARSRDRKDDILANRGIHIGGTDFDRLLSIAHVMPKLGYLSPTKDGKRNLPASYFIDLATWQRINLVYTAKAMTHLRQIRFEAVRADLVDRFIHIVEHRYGHALAGLVERAKIALTDQASADVTVALPGAHFAAEISRTGLEETIAADIERVSATVRQTIADAGITASAITAVFLTGGSTAIPLARREILSLVPQAAVIEGDMFGSVGLGLALDAQRKFA